The following are from one region of the Dermacentor albipictus isolate Rhodes 1998 colony chromosome 5, USDA_Dalb.pri_finalv2, whole genome shotgun sequence genome:
- the LOC135913954 gene encoding uncharacterized protein isoform X2, translating into MSCLHLFALVVLATCGLFCAVHANMEAKRMGSEFLGKRSPSSRLDVADVLPGGFWEEELAARSPAAALRVARLLRAAAGVNRFGGGAYDNDDDDDLDLAMAAAAAAAKQKRIGSEFLGKRSSTSDLLPKRMGSEFLGRRKRDAFHSSPDA; encoded by the exons ATGAGCTGCCTTCACCTCTTCGCTCTTGTGGTCCTGGCGACGTGCGGATTATTTTGTGCCGTGCACGCCAACATGGAAG CGAAGCGCATGGGATCCGAGTTTCTGGGCAAGCGGTCGCCGTCCTCCCGTCTGGACGTCGCCGACGTGCTGCCAGGGGGCTTCTGGGAGGAAGAGCTGGCCGCGAGGTCGCCCGCCGCCGCACTGCGAGTGGCCAGGCTGCTGCGCGCCGCGGCCGGCGTCAACCgcttcggcggcggcgcttacgacaacgacgatgacgacgacctCGACCTGGCCATGGCTGCGGCCGCGGCCGCGGCCAAGCAGAAGCGAATCGGCTCCGAGTTCTTGGGCAAGCGTTCCTCGACCTCCGACCTGCTGCCCAAGCGCATGGGCTCCGAGTTCCTCGGACGGAGGAAACGCGACGCGTTCCACTCTTCGCCGGACGCGTAA